From the genome of Bos indicus isolate NIAB-ARS_2022 breed Sahiwal x Tharparkar chromosome 2, NIAB-ARS_B.indTharparkar_mat_pri_1.0, whole genome shotgun sequence:
actctgagagttggtgatagacagggaaggctggcatgctgcagtccatggggtcgaaaagagtcggacacaactgagtgactgaactggactgaacatcTCTAGAGTATCTTTAGGTTCTAGAGAAGTACATACTCATGCGTATGTCTTTAGCTGTTAACATCGAAGAATACAAATGTATTCCTTGAATTGGCTTCAGTCCGCCCAGTGTTGACGAACAAGGTATTGTCTTTCTCCTAGAAAGTTAGTGGTTATGTGgttgtctgcctgcagtgcaggagaccccgttggattcctgggtggggaagatcccctggagaaggaaacggcagcccactccagtattcttgcctgaaaaatcccatggatggaggagcctggcgggctacacaatccatggggtcccaaagagtcggacacgactgagcgacttcactttcactttaaatggtTAGACAGCAAACAGTTCTTGGAAACTAAACAGGGCTTCTAACTACTGTGAAACCTAACTTCTTTTCCGAGATCCTTACCTTTAAGGGTTAGTAAAGCAGGTCAGGGTAGGGATCACTGTTAAGGAAGACACAGAGGGCTTGAAAAATCGTCAAAATTGGAGTATAGTGTTTAAGAACCACTTGCAGAGCGGGCGAAATATGCAGATTATTAGGCCTCACACCAGTTCTGATTTTGATGCGGACAGTCCTGAAAACTAATTATTTAACTAGCTACCGAAGGTTTACCTTTTAAACACGAGATGCGGTGGGCGCACTTTGCCCACAACAAAGATGTCGCGGAACCGCCGTCGTACAGCCGCGCTCCTCTACGTGGGTCTTACGTCCGCCCTTCCTCGCGTCACATGACCACGAACCTGTCTCAACTACAGCTCCCGGAAGGGACCAGTCCCGGGCGTTCTCgcgtctctctttctctccccgcCCGCTGCGGGCGTCTCCGGCCGGTGATTTGCCCGGGCGCCTCCGTGCGCTCGGCCAACGGCCTCTGAGACCGCCCACCCGAGCACCCCGGGAGCCGGCGGGCGGCGGCCCTCGCCGGGGACCCTCCAGCGGGCCCAGGGGTGAGTGCTGACGTCTTCCCGACCCGGGATCCGCGGCCCGAGCCGGATGCGGGGCCTAGCGCTGTGGCCGGTATCCTCCGGCTATGGAGCGACCGGCTGGGCCGGTCCATGGTGCGGTCTTGGCCTTCCCCAGGGGCCTCCCCGCTTCAACCCTGACCTTTCCTCCTTCTCGGGGCGTTGCTCCCCCCTTTAGTGTCTGAGGAAAGCACGGGAGAGCAGCGCACCCTGCTGCAATCGTTCTGGGGCTAACCTTGCCCGCTTTAGTTCTGTGCCTTCGTTAGGTCGAAAAATTGAGTTTTCCACGTAGAAGATAGTTTCTGGCGTGGGAAACCCTAAGGGCGACCTGAGCTTCAAGCGAGGCTTGAGTGGTAGTCTCCTGTCATGTTCCCAGCCAAGGTCCTGGTACCTTCCCGTATGACCTTGAACCCGACACCTGTCTCTTTGAAAGtcgtttttggtttgtttttcttttactttgtgtgtgtggggaggcGGGACGTGTTGGAGAAGAAAAGCCTTGTTGGAAGCCCAGGCGCCCCGGGGAGGCCCCTGGTCGCGCCGATCAGGAAGCATCCTTGCTGCAGGTGTGGATGTCGGGAGATGCTCCAGGGTTTCCTTCCAGGAGCTGGAAACTGGAGAAAGCGCGGATTCCCCTTCCGTCAGCGTGTGACCTTCTTCGTCTGCAGGACGAGTTCCCCTTCTGCGGTAGAAGAAAACCACGGGCTGCCTCTTACTAGGGGCATTCTCGAGGGACGAGAACCCTTTCAAAAGTGGTGGCGTCTTTTAGTTGCAGAAGATAAAAAGCCTTAGCGCCTTTGTTTCAAATGTAGAACCAGTTGTATACAGGCCTCTCACCCCACAGAGGGACTTTAACTGAAGGAtcttaagtgttttctctccctaGATGGAAAAAACATTTCTTTCGGTGTTGATTACATCACCTAATGAGATCCCAAAGGAAAAACCCTTAGGAAAATAGATTCGGAGAGAATTAGAACGATTTTGTTGTACCTTGGAGTCTCTGCCCGTGTAATTAAATTGTGTGTAGGACCtgctatctttttctttttggttgcaaGCACTTGTGAGTTGGTTttgctctttagttttttttcccaaaggaaatTGTGTTTTCTATCCCTTCCTGTCTGATAGGGCTACCGCATTTTATGATTACAAAGTTTAGGGGTTACTGTCTTCCTTTTGGTGTTGAAACTTGTTTCCTGTGGATTGATAGCCTTATTTTAAAATTCGTTAACTCGTATTTTTCCAACTTTTCAgtgacttttctttaaaaataaaaatgaatcctgGGTTACTACGCTGTGATTTTCTTATACACCCATTATTTAAatgtgaaagtcagtcatgtccaattctttgcgaccccatggactatacagtccatggaattgtccaggccagaatactggagtgggtagcctttcccttcgccaggggatcttcccaacccaggaatcgaacccaggtctcccacattgcagacgtaTTCTTTTTAAGTATAGTTGCTTGAAAAGAGAACTGAAATAGGGTGATCAGTATAAAAGCCTTGAACTAGGTCCACACAATAAATGACAAAcaacctggctttttttttttttttttggtatttgggGAATTATAGAAATCTTTGTAACCACGATCAATTTGATCCAAGTTCTTTCTGTGACTTCCTGGGCTGTGTCTTTCGATTCCAGCATTCTAATACAGAAAATGAGAACATAAAGCTTGATTCATTATGTGCCCAAGTTGGGGACACTTTCTGTCACAGGATACTGGATGTGACTTGATTCTAGGTGGTTTGCGGGTGAGGGTTTTTTTTAAGAGTTACGTTTTACCTGTTTTTGTATGTGTACATTAAAGGATTTTGTCTCTTTAGTTATATCACAGAGACTCATGTAACCTAGTAGATTGTAAGTGACAAAACTGGAGTTAATGTCTTAACTCCAGAtgagaagtttattttcttttttgccaaaAGATACTACCAAAAATGTCATAGtctaatgagagagagagaggggaaaaaatgagattttGATCAAATTTGCTTAAGCAGAAAAgccagtaattaaaacagtacaaTGTTAAATCTTAGTAGGAAAGTTTAATCTACCTTGTAAGTAGCTAAGATTGGCTACAGGAGAATTTGGCTTTTTCTAGAAGTTGTCTTTTCAGTGTCCATCTTTGGTGATTTAAATCCATGATACTTTACAAACTCAGAAAGTCTTGTAAACAAAGATGTTGCTGTAGAATGAAATGTTGAGACCCATGTTATGTAGTAGTGGAAAGTTAATATGAAGGCTGAAATGTAGTGAATGGAGTGAAGAGAACAGCACATTTTGGGGAGATACTGTTCTAGCAATTTGCATCCCttgtttattattataaaatttcagtTCATAATGTCTTAAGGCTGTACTCCTTTTGAAGTGTCTCTTTCAGTGTTATTTCCAAATACAAGCTTTTACTGTGCTTCAGGTACATGTAAGTATAAGAAGGCTATCTCATTTCTTATTTAGAATGATGCACAGAAATTGATAAGAGGTTACCTCTGGGGACCTGAGTTGTTATATAGCATGGGATCAGTGGGACACTTTATTGTTCTGTATGTTCTTGTGTACTTTGTACCGTGTGCATGTGTTACTGGTTCAAATTAAATACTGAATTAAAGTtatgaatgaaattaaatactGAATGAAAGTAGCTGGATGAAAATTTCGCCAGTGCATTTGTTTCTCcttaatttgtgtgtgtatatatacacttacATATACACCTAAGTATTAAGATTCTGttaaacatatgtatattttgtcAGCTAAGTTTTTCTAATTCAAATCAGAAACAGTAGTCTTTTATCTTGTATTAACTAGTGAATGGTTGTAGGGTTCTGTCTCCAGGCTTAAAATTGGTGGtaagtttgttcattttttctttatttattttagtggtttttttaatgtaaggCTATGCATCTTTAGTGGCTTTCATCATGCAGAGGATTTCCAGCAATGAATCTCTGATGTCAGTATCATCTAGTTTTTCAGTCAGCTCCTGTTTTTTCTCCCCCAGGGACAAAAGTGGCTCTAAATCCAGCACGTGCATACTGAGGCAAGTTAATGGATTTAATATGAAGCACAGAAGCAGATAATGCCAAACAGCAAGCAGTAATTGGTACACATTTGTGAGTAAAAATTATCTCTTTTGGGTCTGTTGTGTTAGTCTTTAAACCATCTGCATGCCAGATCCTTAAAATTCACACGTTTTGGTAAAGAATAAAAGGTGCAAGTTAGCAGTCATAATTAACCAATTGTCAGGGTGTAGCCCCTTAACCAGCCTCTAAGATCTCTCCAAAGCATGTCAGTGACGTGGAGTTTGAGATGTGTGATATGTCTCTGACATGGAGTTTAGGAAATGTCCCCACTGTGACTTAAATTTATACtccttgatttttttattgtctttaatttttatttaccttGACTTAAGTATAATATCTTTCACTGAAAACTTAGTGTAATTTAGTTTTCAAAGttatttgcttttaaagaaatcattacTTATACATCAAATATTAAGTTACTGCAAAtacatttttctgccttttacattatctttgtgatttcttcatttgtactcagtctaaaaaagaaaaggatcccCCCCTTCAGAATATAATACTTAAGAGGAATTTTGtgacaaaatgttttcttctaatcTGACTTCAcatttgtatatatgtttgtttaaCTTTTCTTGACCCTGTTTGCAAAATCATAGTATAGTGAGTATGCTTAAAATGGCCCTTGTGATTTTTGAGGTAAAGAACTCTTTTTATGAGAGATTTGAACATTGGTTTTGGTTGaaatccaaaaataattttaagtagatATTTACTTTGATTCGTAGTTTTCATATGAAATGAATTGttgaaatactgatttttattctttcttttttacagctgGAAAAGCAGTGTCCGTGTTGTTATGTACACCTCCAAAAAAGTTCAGATCTGTAGGGGAATTGTTGTGTAAAGTAAACAACTCCAGGGTAGCagtattttaatagcttttataGACGTGTATTTACTgtattaaaaatgagtaaaagaacAAGCAATGACACATCACTAGGAAGGTCAGTGACATTTTATTCAGTTGAGCTGGTATTATAGGCTTGAGACATAGTGGCTTTAAAGCTGATTGCCCACAGGCTAATCATCTTTTACATCgtgatcaatattttttttatctcGGGCAACTTCCTTTCTGCTGCTTTTCCTTGGAGCATGGATGCTTCTCTAATTTAGAAGATTTTGCAGTGCATATGTTTTGCCTTTCCCTTTGAAGGCAtgtcatgtttttttaaatatacatgcaAATGTATTCAGTACAAATGATGAATAGTGTGAACCTTTCACACTATGGTCCCTCAAAATGAATGCATACATTAAGGCTTTATTAATGTATATtctttatttgattttcaaaatttcatcTCAGTCATCAGGTATACATTCAGTAAGAGacgttttaatttgtattttgtgaAACTCAGGGGGGTTGCTTCTTTTTTAGTAAATTGAGAATTAACATTATTTACCTTCTGAATCTGattttcatcattaaaaagttttattttttccatgcaTGATAGcagtttctaatttcatttttataaagtccTAGCAGCTTCCCTTCAAATAATTCACTAGGAAATTTctatttgagttttattttcgGCGGTTTTTAGTTATAAGCAGCATGCCTATCTGTTTAtgcagtgaggaggaggagagtgTATCTGTGTGCATATTCATGTTGTAGttatacacaaattttaaaaatctgctccTAAGTAATAAACTCAAGGTGCAACTTCAACTAAGTGGGAAGGTATTATGTTGAGAAAAGCGTTTTCTTCAGTCTTGCATTTTTCCTTTGTATGTGTTCAGTACTCACAAACGAGAAGTCTTCTTGTGCTCTTTCTAAAGGTATTGTCTTCTAACTTCACTGCATAGAGAAGACGAGCATTTTAGCACTCACTCACCCCGTCTGTAAATTTTTTGCCCGCAGAGTGAGTGGGGCggcctttccttctcccactgcTGCTGAGATGGCGGAAATTAGTCGAATTCAGTATGAAATGGAATACACCGAAGGTATTAGTCAGCGAATGAGGGTCCCAGAAAAATTAAAGGTAGCGCCACCAAATGCTGACCTGGAACAAGGATTTCAAGAAGGAGTTTCAAACGCTAGTGTGATTATGCAAGTTCCAGAGAGAATTGTGGTAGCaggtattttatatttgtttataaagtTGTCTGATAAACCTTTATATTACATGTTTTTATGAAAACTTTTggaacttttcaaaatatttagaaaaaggattggggcccactccagtattgttgcctggaaaattccgtggacagaggaccctgatgggctgtagtccatggagttgcaaagagttggatacaactaagcgactgagcacacaggaaaGGGGTTGAGAAATGCAACtttacattttcttcaaaaaGTTTATTAATTACCATAGTCTGAAATTTCAAATAGTATTTGTTAATAGTTCAAATAATTATTGAAGTATTATTTACGTACATAAAATGTGTGTAATTTTAAAGTGGATAGCCTgatgatttttgacaaaagtatACTCCTATGTAACTCTACCACAGTCCAGATATAGAATGTTTCATTATCCCACCCTGAACAGTTTTTTATTCAGTTCTTACCCCTCAATTTCTGGCAACCATGATCTCCTTTTTAtaaccagagatcagatttatCTTTCCCAGAATTTTGTATGAATAGAATGATAACACTATATTATATACTCttgggtctggcttcttttgcttagtGTTAGGTTTTTGAGAGTCTTCAATATTATTGCTTATATTGATtgttcttccattttatttctaatactgTGGATATACCACAATTAGTTTATATATTCACTTGTTGGTGAATATTTGAGTTCCTTTTTTAGTGCTATtaagaataaagctgctatgaagaCACGTGTTTTCATATCTCTTAGGAATGAGTTGCTAGATCACATTATATTATGAACAGCTGTCAAACTATTTTTGAAATTGGTTGTACCCTGCTATGTTCCCATCAGTGACATATGAGTGCTCCATTTGCTCcgcatccttgccagcactttGTATTGTTagcctttttaattttagctattccTGGTGGGTGTGTAGTGGCAAATACATTTGAATAAAaccagtatctttttaaaaacctccCTCCTCTTTATTGTTTTTACTCCTAGGAAATAATGAAGACATTCCATTTTCAAGACCAGCAGATCTTGACCTTATACAGTCAACTCCCTTTAAGCCTCTGGCTCTAAAAACACCACCTCGTGTGCTTACGCTGAGTGAAAGACCACTAGATTTTCTGGATTTAGAAAGACCTGCTCCAACTCCTCAAAATGAAGAAGTAAGTACTAGAGTTTTAACAGTATCTGAATTTGAAATAACATAGACAACAGCAAAAGTGAAAgaggcatctgctgctgctgctgctgctgagtcacttcagtcgtgtccgactctgcaatgccatagatggcagcccactaggccactctgtccctgaaattcttcaggcaagagtactggagtgggttgccatttccttctccaatgcacgaaagtgaaaagtgaaagtgaagttgctcagtcatgcccgactcttagcgaccccatagactgcagcctaccaggctcctctatccatgggatttttccaggcaagagtaccagagtggggtgccattgccttctccagaaagaggCATCAAGAGCCTATAAATCATGTCATTAGCAATATGTAATAATATCCTTCTGCATGAACCATTGATTGCTATAAATTCTGGTTTATAAATACTCAAAATATGatactgtgcttttttttttatttaaatatcatatTTCAGGAAAATGACAATTTTGTGGAAGGCATTAACATTCATTGGGTCTTGAAGGAAGAGCTTTTATGGGTAGGAGTCACTTTAAGCAATACAGAAAATTTGGGGAATTTTAGCATGGGAAAAAATTAACGCATCACTTTGTTATAAGAGCTGTCTGGCAGTTGGCGAAAGCTCTTTTTATCCCCTTGACACTACCTATTCTCTTGCTTGCTCCGAAGTTTCTACTGAGTTAGTTACCGTGTTATGTAAGGTTACTAGCCCTTTTGATCTCAGTATGGCAGTGTATGGACTTACTAAGATGTTAGTAGCGAAGTTCAGATTTTGCCTTTGCTGTTGATTTAGGGCCAGTCTTGTAAAACTCCTTTGCTGTGATTTCTGTAGTTgccattttttcattaaaattcctAAATTCTTATGTTGTCATGATTCTAATAAAAGACAATATGCGAAGATAAGTTTTTATTGGTAATGAAACTGCCTTTGTCTTTCATCTTTCATATAGTCCTTCCTAAGAGGGTAAATCATGCACATAATCTACAGGAGTGCAGTTTCCCAGTACTAGGTATAGCCTTTTCCtaggctggaagtttgtgctGAGGTGACTCAGATAATACAGGTGCCAGTTTAGACATTCCACATATTTGCTTGATGAAAAGTACTGACTTTGAATCTTCACATGATGAAAAGGCACTGAGGTAAATGCAGCAGGACTATATTTAACAGACATCTTTTAAGCTTTTGGGTAAGACAGGACAGTGAGACACGCTTCCTTCACAGTGGTCTGAGTGAGGGAAGGACCTCTACGGCTGTGAATAGTACTGTCTTGGAATGAGGATTCTGCCAGAAGAGAAACCCTCCCTTTGATATTCATTTAGTTTTATTTGCCTTCCTAGCTTCATGATCCCACTGTTTTAGACACTGCTTGGTGTGGATAACCAGCCTGAAAACAAGCTGAGCATTGTCGTGAATgactattttatattaaaataatattttattttaaaataataaataagtggcACTTATGTTTTTGTAAATCACTCCCTTTTTTCTGAATGATAAAGGATGAGTGATAGAAAATTTTTTACCAAGATTTCCCTCAGTAGACCTAGATTCTAAGCCTGTGTGGGGTTTACTCCTGCAATAATTATGATATTTAGTCAAATGTGATAAATGTCCAAAGTGTATAGCACTGAAGCGAAAAACTGAGCCTGAGAATGTCTTAATTTTGAGGGCCTACTTTGCTGCTTACTAACCACATAACTTTCATCTAGTTGTTTAACTGTTCCAAAGCAAGGCTCATCtctaaaataaagaagagaataaTGCCAAGTACATAAGATTATTGAGAGAATTCGGTGTAATAATATGTATAGTATGTTTAGCAATGGTTCTAATTGATGTTAAAAGATCAGTAGGTACAAATATCACTGTTATGAAAGTTAGCATCTTCTGgcagaaaatatggaaataagtgtcttatcaacagatgaatggataaagaaaacgtgagatacacacagagacacacacaaatacagtggaacactactcaaccataaaacatgaaattttgccatttacaacagcatggatggacttgAAGGATATTACGCTAAacgaaataagtcagagaaggacaaatactatatgatattacttatacgtggaatctgaaACACGCAACAAGCGAGTGACCgtaacagaaaagaagcagacacagatATGGAGAACCAACTAGCAGTTATTAGTGGAGGGGTCAGCATTAAGAATTGGGGAGTCGGGGGTACAAACTATTGGGTGTAAGACAGGCTACCAGGATGTGTTGTACAACATGGAATATAGGCGGCAttctgtaataactataaatagagtgtaacttttaaaaattatatgaaataaaacGGACCATTATAGGGGAAAATATTAAGGCATCTGAGCAGATTCTTGAGGGAGAGATAAGATCTGAATAAATCTGCAGAACCAGTAAACAAAGACCTCATGGACATTGATTTGTCCAAGattagtttttatatataaatgccTTCAAGTAATTTTGACTTTTGGTTTAACTGTAAAGAACTCTTGCAGTAGGCTCCAAGCCAACtccttttctgtttggtttttttttttcttttgttcagatGGGTAAGTGGTTCATAATCATAACCAAATTTAAACCACACTTTGAAGTTATGCGCCGCTTAGTATGATTTTAAGTTTTGTTGGCATGAAATACAGGATTGTTTTCTGCTCTGATGGTGCTTATACCCTGGTGATCTATTCCCAGGTCTTTTTTAAGACCATTAATAGATACTGGGTTTGCATTTTTGAGAATGTTAATCTTCAAGTCTGTTGGTTCACATACCAGTTGTCATTtacaataaaatctattttttttttaaaccattaagtTGCCAGAGGtatttccagtaaaaaaaaaaaaatttttttttaagcagaaaagtTCGTGATTACCATTGTTTCAGttatcttctgtgtgtgtgtctattagtcactcagtcctgtccgactctttgtgacccccatggactgtagcttgccaagctcctctgtcgatggaattctccaggcaaaatactggagtaggttgccattttcttctccagggggatcttcccaaaccaaggattgaacctgggctcccgcattccaggcagactctttactgtctaagccaccagggaagccccagttatctCCTGCTGCCCATTAAACCATCCTAAAGTTAGTGGCTTGAAATAgaaattgcttatttttttcatgGATTTTGTCGGTGAGATGTTTGCATCAAGCATAGTGGGGAAAGCTTGTTTCTGTTGTATATTATCTGGGCCTAGGCTAGGAAGTCTCAAAGGCTCAGGATGACTCAACAGCTTGAGGCTGCAGTCATCGAAGGCTTACTCACTCATAGGTCAGTTGATAACTAGCTATTGTGTAGACCTCAGCCAGGATTACTGGCTGGTATAACCACACATAGCCTTTCTGTCTGGCCGCTTGGGTCTTGGTGCTGTTGTTCCAAacaatgaaaggggaaaaaagcagaagCCTTAGTGTTGTTTCTAACTTAACCTCAGAAGTCACATTTATCATCTCTGTAGCAGTCACTAGCCCATCTAATTTCAAGGGAAGGAAACATAGATTCATCCTTTAATTCCATCTATTTAATGGAAAGAGACCAATAACATTTTGTAGGAAGAGCATGTAAGGTGGAAGATTGTAACTATTTCTAGAATTCTAAAACATTTAagcatgtgagattttttttagttttcaaattgctactgctaagtcgcttcagtcgtgtccgactctgtgcgaacccacagacggcagct
Proteins encoded in this window:
- the MFF gene encoding mitochondrial fission factor isoform X13, translating into MSKRTSNDTSLGRVSGAAFPSPTAAEMAEISRIQYEMEYTEGISQRMRVPEKLKVAPPNADLEQGFQEGVSNASVIMQVPERIVVAGNNEDIPFSRPADLDLIQSTPFKPLALKTPPRVLTLSERPLDFLDLERPAPTPQNEEIRAVGRLKRERSMSENAVRQNGQLVKTDSMYGISNIDAMIEGTSEDMTVVDAASLRRQIIKLNRRLQLLEEENKERAKREMVMYSITVAFWLLNSWLWFRR
- the MFF gene encoding mitochondrial fission factor isoform X12, producing the protein MSKRTSNDTSLGRVSGAAFPSPTAAEMAEISRIQYEMEYTEGISQRMRVPEKLKVAPPNADLEQGFQEGVSNASVIMQVPERIVVAGNNEDIPFSRPADLDLIQSTPFKPLALKTPPRVLTLSERPLDFLDLERPAPTPQNEEIRAVGRLKRERSMSENAVRQNGQLVKTDSIPVLRGGSAAATSNPHHDNVRYGISNIDAMIEGTSEDMTVVDAASLRRQIIKLNRRLQLLEEENKERAKREMVMYSITVAFWLLNSWLWFRR